The genomic window TGAGCTGGTCAAACTGGCCTTTACACTGGATTTTACAGCCAGGATAGCAGGCCTCTCCAGACAGAATATAGGTCACATTACTGGCCTGGGCAACCGTTATCTAAAGGACCGATTTGAATACGAACAGGTAAGAATTAGACCTGTGGAGAAGAGCACTTCAACATAAAGGGTAGACAGCTGTAGTCTTTTTTGGGGATATTATTTATACCACTTGTAATTAAATGATTCTCTCCTAAATGCTTTGACTGGCATACCAATAGGTTTgatttaaaacttttttgttttcttttgcaggCATGTACAGATCATCCATGGTCCGACAGCGACGACTGAATGACAGCCAtgcaaagcaaacacacaaacgctTTACTCTCAAACTTTTCTCAGCACCACAGATGAAATTAAGGAAGTGTTGCAAGCATGAATTCCTCTTTACCCCTTTATAAGAACACAAAGGGAACCAAACGCAATATTTATGTGAAAGGCTGCTTATTGTTGCCATTTTCATTAGATggtagtttgtttgttgtagtaTTTTCTGAAAGAATAAGAGTGTAATTCTGTTTCAACAGGATGTTTGCTGAAAAACCAGtttgattgtctttttttttaggttttccTGTGTTTACAACTATCCTTCTCATAGCGAATCAACTGAAAAACGTAGGTCTTACAAAACACAGTCTTACAACATGTAGCAATGTTTCAGAATCACAAATTGGTTCTCAGAGTGACACTaaaaatgtgatgtgtgttgACAAATTCACCACCAATGAATTTGATGTATTGTACATATTAATttgtaataattaatataattgaGTAAAGTGTTTACCATTGATGTACATAAGCTAGGCACAACTGTGCaataatttttacttttttaggATTTTAAGATGAGAATGTGACTAAactgtgactttttttgttttgtttttttatttgattaagaATGCTGGCAttcaaaaaatcaaataaaataaatttaatgcacaattttgtgtcttttttccatCAAACATCaccatacacagacacactataTATTTTGCAGCTACATGTATGTAAGATCAAGGCTTTACTATAAAAGGCCTCACTAATGGCcatcaggaaaataatcattgaGCAGAAATACTTATTCTCTACGAAACCCACTCTTGTAGTTGGTTGGACTTTGTTTAGAAGAGGGCAAACATGTTTGAATAAGTGCATCTCTTTTTATGGCTGTTTGTGACGGCACTGGTATTTTCCACAGCAGCAATTGTGCGGGTTTCTCCAGAAGACGTAGTAACCTAGTTGTGGAAAGTTCAAGGAAGAAGCAAGACTCCGGTTCAGCCACACCTCTGTTATCTCACTACATACCTCCTAAAGTGCAGACAAAAGCCTGCAGCATGTGTGTCTATTCTTAAAAGTCCATTCCTGCAATAACTGAGACTGAAATTAACACGTCTTGACAATAATTATTGCTTCCACATGCATGCGAGTTGATCAGTTAGAACAAGTTTGCTTTGTTATTAAACCTTTGCACAAATGCAgtacaagtattttttttttttttacctttttttttttaaatttttcttctGCAGATAATATAGATACAAAGATGGGTACGAGTACATCTGggaaaacttttgactggtactatataattatgtaaatattttttttcttcctcttcctttttttagAATGTAAATTtacttctttattattatttcagccCATCAGTGGGgatggtggggtggggggttatGCAGTTGTGGTACAGCATGATGCCATACAGTCCTTATACAGGCCTATGTGATGAACTTAAATGACCTGTTATGCATCCACACGTGGATACACTCATGTAAAAACTCAATAAAGAAATAATcgccccccccaaaaaaaatcagtacaaACCAATAAATGTGGTTTTACATAACAGTATTGTAGACATGAAAAAACATTGTTGATCCCGGGCGGACAGTCTGGCACGCAATTATGAGATGGAATGTGACAACATGTCAGTTGTACGGCTGAAGCGTGCAGTGATGGATCTCACCTGTGGAACAGGTTCCCCTACAGGCAGAAGACCTTTCCAACAAAACAGAGGATGGCCTTAATATCCTGCCAGAACTAATGGGCTCACAGGGGACTTTGGTGCATCCAGTACGGTGCTACGCaacacatgcactcacatgcACCAGGGAAAAGAAGGCAGCAGAGGCAACTGGAGAGAAGATGAAGGGACTGTTGATATTATTGTGAACAATGAAGCTAAAtgtataatgttttctttttaacttcAGAATAGagttgttttagtttgtttgtttcttttcttttcggAATATACAAGttaacacacacagtctgtgtttgtctcctggatgaacacaaacacaggtgaCAGTGAGGTAAGAGAAAAACAGGATGTGCAAGAAAGCAGGTGGTGGAAAAATTAAGGCCAAATTGTTACCAAGGAGTACTGAACTGTTTTGAAAGGTTCAGTGACTAAATAAGTCGTCATGCAATCACAGTtgaataaataacaaacaacaaatgattaattgtaCTGTGATTGATGACTCATCACATTTATACAATAGTTACAACCCTGACATGAGCACGGCTGCTGTGAAGAAGACCTTTTTCACGGCAGACACTTTTGACTCATCATAACAGAGAAAGCTCAGATGTAATTAAAGGATTATGTTGTACTGAGGCGTCCTCACGTCAACATGGCCCTGCAGACAGTATTAACATGTTACGCAACTTAAAAGTGTTTTGCCAAATAAAAGTCTTATCATGAGAACAATCAATAGTGAACAAGAAGAAACATTACAATCTATTTGAAGTAGTTTCACACCTCGTCAGTAAATTcacaaaaagcatttaaattCATGTCCGTGCTTGACAGCTGGGGTAAAACAAGGTTTAATCTGTATTTTGTTACTCTACCAACTGTAACTTAAAAGGTATTTTTTAactacacattcacaaacaatATGAACAAACCTTTCACACcattaaaacacttaaaacttAATGATTTAGTTGTCTCCTCGTGTATTTAATGACCTGACAGTTGTTTGTTGAGTGACCGCAGGTTCCAGTCCTGTTATGGTGAAAAGGTTACCTTTGTGTTTGGATCACGGCTTGTCCCTTTAAGCTTTTGCTATTATGTGGTTTCAGTTATCTGACCAACAGCAGGAAACACTGACCACATGCAGGGTCTGGATTGCCTAATGATGATGAGTGGCCCAGTCTAGACTATTTTTAGCAGGCAACAAAATAGCTTTCAACATCGAACCCTGAAACCCAGACAATTTATTTCTGGTAGTGTAATGGTGCGGTAATGTCTTTAGGAGTTATTACCTTTGTACAGTAGTTAtttgtaaagtctgtttcaaaccagttaaaaatgacaaaaagacagtatgttttgtgtaaaccttttacatttttattgctttttaagCATGGAGAAGGTAGATTAATCAAAGAGTCCGAAGCCCATGTCTTCGTCTGACTCTTCTgattcctctttcttctcttcctttttctcttccgCTGGAAATGAGAGGGATTAAAGACAAGAGTCAGTGCCAAAGAAATGTGTCAGGAACTCTTATCTATAATAACCTACATCATTAACGAATTAAACTTTGTTCTATGACTGCTACACATTTATTTGAGAGGGCGTCACAGTTTTTGCATTGCTATTATAATGTAGTAATAGATGATAATGTTACTAGGCAATCATACAGACACTAAAAGACATCCGTTTATCAATTTGAGCTAAGAATGAAAAGGTGTATACGTACCAGCAGCAGGCGCAGCCCCTGCTCCAGCGGCCCCACCAGCACCAGCGGCAGGAGCTGCTACAGCACCACCTGCTGGTACGGAGGCTAACTTGGAGAGGCCTGTGggggacaaaaaacaaacatttttagcCATCTTCAGTGAGCAACACCTTGAAATCTTCAGTTGTGTTCAGAGAGAGGCCTTTACCTGAGTTCATGACTTCATTGATGTCTTTCCCACTCAACTCACTAATGACCTACAgagaaatgcaaatatttaacTTCAGCCACAAAGCATTTGCAGTGGACACAAGACTTGTAACtgctatatacacacacacacacacacacacacacacacacacacagtggttgAATGGTATACCTTGTCTAAGCGTTCGTCATCGGCCTCAATTCCCACGCTGCCCAAGATGGCTTTGATGTCCTTTGCGGAGGGGCTGGTGTTCCCACCGAGGGCAGCCAGGAGGTAAGCGGCCACGTAACGCATTCTGTAGACAGAAGAAACAGATTACAGGTGAACAACTTTTGAGTGAAGCAATGCAATATTCCCATCAAGTCTGAGAAAGTAAAACAACAGAATTACACTTGAAAGCGTTCAAGTTTCAAGCTTTCAACCAAATAGACAATTGACACACATCCTTCTTTATTTTAGTGAACTAAAATACACCAGAGATAAATAAAGAAGctacttgtcttttaaacaagTAGGTTTATTTTTACCATTGTCTCATATTGTGAATTCCATAACTTAGAACTATTTTGTCTTGGACTGCCAGTATTGGTAGGTTCCTGGTGTTTTGTGTTGACACACATAGATCCGTAACACTGGATCAAGATATCACagtctctggaaaaaaaacctaCAGATCTTgtctgattttaaatatctcaacatcacTGTTGACTCAAATCTGTCTTTGACGTCACCATAAAAAGAAGTAATGATAGATTTAGTCGGACACATTTCAAACTAACAAGGAACTGTGTGACCACTAATGCAGCTAAAAAGTTCATGAATACAATGATACTCCCACACAT from Thunnus maccoyii chromosome 3, fThuMac1.1, whole genome shotgun sequence includes these protein-coding regions:
- the rplp2 gene encoding 60S acidic ribosomal protein P2 — encoded protein: MRYVAAYLLAALGGNTSPSAKDIKAILGSVGIEADDERLDKVISELSGKDINEVMNSGLSKLASVPAGGAVAAPAAGAGGAAGAGAAPAAAEEKKEEKKEESEESDEDMGFGLFD